One genomic window of Aphis gossypii isolate Hap1 unplaced genomic scaffold, ASM2018417v2 Contig00590, whole genome shotgun sequence includes the following:
- the LOC126554750 gene encoding uncharacterized protein LOC126554750 translates to MDDINFEFNDKLSLYTKSDFEQRRYLATGATFNQLHLDFLIGKSTVRVIIKETLAALWEKLQPLEIPEPTKELWLKTAEGFYKNANFPNCLGAVDGKHIRIINPANSGSNYYNYKHFFSIVLMALVDSNYCFLSIDVGAFGREGDPNIFKKSPLGKKLYNRQLDIPSEKKLPNDNGGKEQPFVIVGDEAFGLHENLLRPYPRKNLDIRKRVFNFRLTRARRYVECTFGILANKWRIFHTPILVEPDFATLIVKTACVLHNIVRRRDGVEYDDMFHCTLDSIDSTLRGSTNNARDVRDYFANYFDSPEGKLDWQYNAI, encoded by the exons ATGGATgacattaattttgaatttaatgataaattatcattgtatacgaaaagcGATTTTGAGCAAAGACG ATACTTAGCAACGGGTGCTACATTTAATCAGCtacatttagattttttaattggaaaaAGCACTGTTCGAGTGATAATTAAAGAGACTCTTGCAGCTTTGTGGGAAAAATTACAGCCTTTGGAAATACCAGAACCTACTAAAGAATTATGGTTAAAAACAGCAGaaggattttataaaaatgcaaactTTCCCAATTGCCTTGGCGCAGTTGACGGGAAACATATTCGAATAATAAACCCAGCAAATAGTGGATCAaactattacaattataagcACTtcttttcaattgttttaatggCGTTGGTAGATTCAAATTATTGCTTTCTTTCAATAGACGTCGGTGCTTTTGGAAGAGAAGGAGatcctaatatatttaagaagtCGCCTttaggtaaaaaattatataatcgtCAATTGGACATACCGAGTGAAAAAAAGTTACCAAATGATAATGGTGGTAAAGAACAACCATTTGTTATTGTTGGAGACGAGGCATTTGGATTACATGAAAATTTGTTAAGACCCTACCCaagaaaaaatttagatataagaaaaagagtttttaattttagactcACTCGGGCAAGACGCTATGTTGAGTGTACTTTTGGAATTTTAGCAAACAAGTGGAGAATTTTTCATACACCGATTTTAGTCGAGCCAGATTTTGCTACGTTAATTGTAAAAACAGCATGTGtgctacataatattgttcgtCGTCGGGATGGAGTAGAATATGATGATATGTTTCACTGCACCCTAGATTCTATCGACTCAACTCTTCGAGGATCAACTAATAATGCTCGAGATGTCCGAGATTACTTCGCTAATTATTTCGACAGCCCCGAAGGAAAACTCGATTGGCAGTACAAtgcaatataa
- the LOC114121082 gene encoding uncharacterized protein LOC114121082: MKRWRNLRDTFRREHQKYVKSGSSMKKKAKYCYYDMLSFLQPNSIGRTTEGNIEHENENEIEDINVIDSPGSTEGQETVALPTNVTKVIPKHNKQKLSAFQENLLNAIEKNRIQTR; encoded by the exons ATGAAAAGGTGGAGAAACCTACGTGATACATTTAGAAGAGaacatcaaaaatatgttaagtcAGGGTCTTCGATGAAGAAAAAAGCgaagtattgttattatgacaTGCTGTCATTTCTTCAACCAAATTCAATCGGCAGAAC tACCGAAGGAAACATTGaacatgaaaatgaaaatgaaattgagGACATCAATGTAATTGATTCCCCGGGTTCTACAGAAGGCCAAGAAACAGTAGCATTACCAACAAATGTTACTAAAGTTAtaccaaaacataataaacaaaaactttcAGCTTTTCAAGAAAATTTACTTAACGCCATCgaaaaaaatcgaattcaAACAAGATAA